One genomic segment of Candidatus Dependentiae bacterium includes these proteins:
- a CDS encoding ankyrin repeat domain-containing protein, translating to MKLISVIGIFLALTTFLGKAMEPNNSIHEQLFDAVKSGNCALVEHLLNLKELSNGDLRVDVSDKKNHTLLYVAAKNGHLDLVQLLLDKGANRDGSEGDEFYDGCNIYAYDYRTPLHAAAKKGHLAIVELLLAKGAQVNSCLYDDLILPVHLAAKNEHSAVVKLLIEHGTDIDSRTVSGYSCLALAAETGNNLLVRLLLSKGASVNDADGNTYVAPLYVAAQKGHLALVELLLAEGADVTECVYPHKSNLTALYGAAENGHLPVIKLLLAQGADINAGLNEDTCPAKVSALHLAAQNGHTEVAQYLLANGSSVTAQNSKEKTPLHIAFENNHIPIIDLLINHASGHDWTHIHGAAVNGDARLINFLLANGADINAKDADNKTPLHKVAHLGKCAVIQLLLDKGALVDAKTVDNYTPLHLAMCTKYSVVRNNCRFVKKTVKMPVAAQQERLEVIKLLLAQGADVNAQSNKNETPLYLLAKKGTLYLYEYYAQVIELLLSKGAHSNVPADNGMTLLHWAAKNIQPSLIKVLIDKGFDVNAQTDQGYTPCYFAAQYNCTLGQDSSVQTLALEILLHHGNPAHQDFSDSFFKSCDYFKRAQDNKLKLSQATEFKEIAQLLSTGAYAYPIIKAQVDKKRQELWNAIKKNDVKSVVELLKEGFTLSTCDKESNTLLHKAIESKSLQVINLLLSLGAHKYIDRVNKKGFTPMQLLVSKGLLARALSPRANADQPDYEAGLKRKR from the coding sequence ATGAAATTAATTAGTGTAATTGGAATATTTTTAGCTTTAACTACTTTTTTAGGCAAAGCAATGGAGCCAAATAATTCAATTCATGAGCAGCTTTTTGATGCTGTAAAAAGTGGTAATTGCGCTTTAGTGGAACATCTACTTAATCTTAAAGAACTAAGTAACGGTGATCTACGCGTAGATGTGTCTGATAAAAAGAATCATACATTGTTATATGTAGCTGCCAAAAATGGGCATCTAGATTTAGTACAATTATTGCTTGATAAAGGTGCCAATCGTGATGGTAGTGAGGGAGATGAGTTCTATGATGGTTGTAATATATATGCGTATGATTATAGAACTCCATTGCATGCAGCAGCTAAAAAAGGCCATCTGGCTATAGTGGAATTATTGCTTGCTAAAGGTGCTCAAGTTAATAGTTGCTTATATGATGATTTGATTCTACCAGTACATTTAGCAGCTAAAAATGAACATAGCGCTGTAGTCAAACTTTTAATTGAGCACGGTACAGACATAGATTCTAGAACTGTCAGTGGATACTCTTGTCTAGCTCTAGCAGCTGAAACTGGTAATAATCTTTTAGTTCGATTACTTCTTAGTAAAGGCGCGTCTGTTAATGATGCTGATGGCAATACTTATGTAGCTCCATTGTATGTAGCTGCTCAAAAAGGGCATCTGGCTCTAGTAGAGTTGCTGCTCGCTGAAGGTGCTGATGTTACTGAATGTGTCTACCCTCATAAGAGCAATTTGACTGCGTTATATGGGGCTGCTGAAAATGGACATCTTCCTGTAATAAAATTATTGCTTGCTCAAGGTGCCGATATTAATGCTGGCCTTAATGAAGACACCTGTCCTGCCAAGGTTAGTGCATTGCATTTAGCTGCTCAAAATGGTCATACAGAAGTTGCTCAGTATTTACTTGCTAACGGTTCTAGCGTAACTGCTCAAAATAGTAAGGAAAAAACACCCTTACATATAGCTTTTGAAAATAACCATATACCTATAATAGATTTGCTCATCAACCATGCCTCTGGTCATGATTGGACGCACATACATGGAGCGGCTGTTAATGGAGATGCGAGATTAATTAATTTTTTACTTGCTAACGGTGCTGATATTAATGCTAAAGATGCCGACAATAAAACTCCACTTCATAAAGTTGCTCATTTAGGCAAATGTGCAGTAATTCAATTATTACTAGATAAAGGCGCACTTGTTGATGCTAAAACGGTAGACAACTATACACCATTACATTTAGCTATGTGCACTAAATATAGTGTTGTTAGAAATAACTGTAGGTTTGTTAAAAAAACTGTAAAAATGCCCGTAGCTGCTCAACAAGAACGTCTAGAAGTAATTAAGTTATTATTAGCTCAAGGCGCTGATGTTAATGCTCAAAGTAATAAGAATGAAACTCCTCTTTACTTACTTGCTAAGAAAGGGACGTTGTATTTGTATGAGTATTATGCTCAAGTAATTGAGTTATTGCTTTCTAAAGGTGCTCATAGTAATGTTCCGGCTGACAATGGTATGACCTTGTTGCATTGGGCTGCTAAAAATATTCAGCCAAGTTTAATTAAGGTGTTAATTGATAAAGGTTTTGACGTTAATGCTCAGACTGATCAAGGATATACACCTTGTTATTTTGCTGCACAATATAACTGTACCCTAGGTCAAGATTCTAGTGTTCAAACCTTAGCTTTGGAAATATTATTACATCATGGAAATCCTGCCCACCAAGACTTCTCTGATAGTTTTTTCAAATCTTGTGATTATTTTAAAAGAGCTCAAGATAATAAACTTAAGCTTTCACAAGCAACAGAATTTAAAGAGATTGCTCAATTATTAAGTACAGGTGCTTATGCTTATCCTATAATTAAAGCGCAGGTAGATAAAAAGAGACAAGAACTATGGAATGCTATTAAAAAGAACGATGTTAAATCAGTTGTTGAGCTTCTAAAAGAAGGTTTTACCCTTAGCACGTGTGATAAAGAAAGCAATACCCTCCTACATAAAGCTATAGAATCAAAAAGCTTGCAAGTTATTAATTTGCTGCTGTCTTTAGGAGCCCATAAGTATATAGATAGAGTCAATAAAAAAGGGTTTACGCCTATGCAACTCTTAGTCTCTAAGGGATTGCTTGCTAGGGCATTAAGTCCACGAGCAAATGCTGACCAACCTGATTATGAAGCAGGTCTTAAAAGAAAGCGTTAA
- a CDS encoding ankyrin repeat domain-containing protein, whose translation MKLINIIGASLVLSVPVGRAMESNVSVNEQLFDAVKSGNCPLVQELLTTQELSDNGMQVDIRNKKNHTLLYVAAKNGHVDLVQLLLAKSAHIDGGEGTKVYDECDIYEYDYLTPLHAAARKGHLAIVTLLLNAGANVNALIGIQNNDPSQDDTGWTALHEAAQNGHLDVIRLLLVKGAVHIDRVTEYSEYSADDTPLHLAAHKGHGEVVQFLLDNGADLTAQNGMKKTPLQLAFENNQAAIVDLLINHHASDVNNKGIHHWAHIHGAAVNGNVKLIEFLLAKGLEINAQDGEGHTPLSYAMHSGSQLGINILLSYGASIPQGLLSNSTLKKAQDNKIKLLQATRFKTIAQLLSTGAYAFPVIQMQVDKKRRKLFKAIENNNVQAVTKLLKEGFTLNACDKEGNSLLHKAIESKSLQVINLLLSLGAHIYIDKPNKQGFTPLQLLVSKGLLAFALSPREKNDQAEHTMGAKRKHNDN comes from the coding sequence ATGAAATTAATTAATATAATCGGAGCTTCTTTGGTCTTAAGTGTTCCTGTAGGCAGAGCAATGGAGTCCAATGTCTCAGTTAATGAACAACTTTTCGATGCGGTAAAAAGTGGCAATTGTCCTTTAGTTCAAGAATTGCTTACTACTCAAGAATTAAGTGACAATGGTATGCAGGTAGATATTCGCAATAAAAAAAATCATACATTGTTATATGTAGCTGCAAAAAATGGGCATGTAGATTTAGTACAATTATTGCTTGCAAAAAGTGCACATATTGATGGTGGTGAGGGAACTAAAGTGTATGATGAGTGTGATATCTATGAGTATGATTATTTAACTCCACTGCATGCAGCAGCTAGAAAAGGGCATCTGGCTATAGTGACATTATTACTTAATGCAGGAGCTAACGTCAATGCTTTAATTGGCATTCAAAATAATGACCCAAGCCAGGATGATACCGGCTGGACTGCACTACACGAAGCTGCTCAAAATGGGCATCTTGATGTAATAAGGTTATTGCTTGTTAAAGGTGCTGTGCATATTGATAGGGTGACTGAGTATTCAGAGTATTCAGCTGATGATACCCCACTACATTTGGCAGCGCATAAGGGCCATGGAGAAGTCGTTCAATTTTTACTTGATAACGGTGCTGACTTGACTGCCCAAAATGGTATGAAAAAAACACCCTTACAGCTAGCTTTTGAAAATAATCAGGCAGCTATAGTAGATTTGCTTATTAATCACCATGCTAGTGATGTTAATAATAAGGGCATACATCATTGGGCGCATATACATGGAGCAGCTGTTAATGGCAATGTAAAATTAATTGAGTTTTTACTTGCTAAAGGTCTGGAAATTAATGCTCAAGATGGCGAAGGTCATACTCCTTTATCTTACGCTATGCATAGTGGCTCTCAATTAGGTATAAATATACTATTAAGCTATGGAGCTTCTATACCACAAGGCTTGTTATCTAATAGTACTTTAAAAAAAGCTCAAGATAATAAAATTAAGCTTTTACAGGCAACAAGATTTAAAACAATTGCTCAACTATTAAGTACAGGTGCGTATGCTTTTCCTGTAATCCAAATGCAGGTTGATAAAAAAAGAAGAAAGTTATTTAAGGCTATAGAAAACAATAATGTCCAAGCTGTTACTAAGTTATTAAAAGAAGGCTTCACTCTTAATGCTTGTGACAAGGAAGGTAACAGTCTGCTACATAAAGCTATAGAATCAAAAAGCTTGCAAGTTATTAATTTGCTGCTGTCTTTAGGAGCTCATATATATATAGATAAGCCTAATAAACAAGGTTTTACACCTTTACAGCTACTAGTTTCTAAGGGACTGCTTGCCTTTGCGTTAAGTCCACGAGAAAAGAATGATCAAGCTGAACATACTATGGGCGCAAAAAGAAAGCACAATGATAATTAA
- the pgsA gene encoding CDP-diacylglycerol--glycerol-3-phosphate 3-phosphatidyltransferase, with the protein MNIYTPLHIPLILTLIRLISSPLVLPFLFFYLLPLGIFWINSCLAGFFLCLSLTDFFDGYLARRYNQETKFGRLLDPIADKFLIYSTLISLVAAGKLYFYWAILFIGREFFVMALREISLAHHFTLTVSSNAKIKTGFQVAALTWVILNPLEQAGLQAFWWHTIEYVLLSIALFFSLFSAVQYYRIFIKNIRTFL; encoded by the coding sequence ATGAACATATATACACCTCTTCATATTCCCCTTATTCTTACGCTTATAAGACTTATAAGTTCTCCATTGGTATTACCGTTTCTTTTTTTCTATTTATTACCGCTTGGTATCTTTTGGATTAACAGTTGCCTAGCGGGCTTTTTTTTGTGCCTTAGTTTAACCGATTTTTTTGATGGGTACTTAGCGCGGCGTTACAATCAAGAGACAAAGTTTGGTAGATTGCTCGATCCTATAGCTGACAAATTTCTAATCTACTCAACGCTTATTAGTTTAGTGGCAGCCGGTAAGCTTTACTTTTATTGGGCTATACTCTTTATTGGACGTGAATTTTTTGTTATGGCATTACGAGAAATAAGCTTAGCACACCATTTTACGCTCACTGTTAGTAGTAATGCTAAAATTAAAACGGGTTTTCAGGTAGCTGCACTTACATGGGTTATTTTAAATCCATTAGAGCAAGCAGGACTGCAGGCTTTTTGGTGGCATACTATAGAATATGTACTGTTGAGCATCGCGTTATTTTTTTCTTTGTTTTCTGCTGTCCAGTATTATAGAATTTTTATCAAAAACATAAGGACCTTTCTATGA
- a CDS encoding pyridoxamine 5'-phosphate oxidase family protein, protein MAKHIGVKLPEDLINALKSENSVAILATFSDKGLPHTTPIQCLYPKGLESILMSIHKDHTGYHNMVWQKKVMLCFLDDNNIAYSILGRAGVVRAPSLVHPLMNIVRIDIIDIKSDRSVLTRVDSGIRWSYTSPEAQELSQALMDELKELARTL, encoded by the coding sequence ATGGCAAAGCACATTGGTGTTAAATTACCTGAAGATCTTATTAATGCATTAAAATCAGAAAATAGCGTTGCTATACTTGCAACATTTTCTGATAAGGGATTACCTCATACAACACCAATACAGTGCTTATATCCAAAAGGACTTGAAAGTATCTTGATGTCCATACATAAAGATCATACAGGTTATCACAATATGGTATGGCAAAAAAAAGTAATGCTCTGTTTTCTTGATGATAACAATATTGCTTACAGCATACTAGGACGTGCTGGAGTGGTAAGGGCACCTTCGCTTGTTCATCCATTAATGAATATTGTCCGTATTGATATTATTGATATTAAAAGTGACCGCTCAGTGCTTACACGAGTTGATTCTGGTATACGTTGGAGCTATACTTCACCTGAAGCGCAAGAATTGTCACAAGCTCTTATGGATGAATTAAAAGAGCTTGCTAGAACACTTTAA
- the secD gene encoding protein translocase subunit SecD, with product MTLSSRPLLLLNIAFWLAISAYGAYFLVHMKSKRLINLGIDLVGGLYLTLDVKVEEAIKNDLMSSMQLVVDKLKKDKKELPGVPTVDAQKLIGTLTFSTSQAAFQARELARAHKINADITQEDKVLFFSFSQAQIEKVKNEAIESNISVLRTRLDALGSGEVTIIKQGDRHIVIELPNERDPEAAKARIGTAAVLEMKEVYDIAQTREDLLAKHNGKLPEGTTIAMGKPNIEGEDQTYFAYLVPAYAKITGKQLRDSRYLVDSQNFLTKSTPHQVGLEFNAAGAEKFYELTKANVGGHVAILLDNVVVSAPGVNGPIEGGSGQISGNFTEKGAKELVALLKSGAFSAPVEVVEERQIGPSLGEESIHKGLVSCGIALVLLFLFSVVVYKVAGLYAFIVLLFNLLLILLGLSLVPDATLTLPGIAGMVLTVGMAIDSSILIYERIKEELAAGMSMRKAVNSGFAGATSVILDANITTFIVGVVLYYFGSPSIQGFALTMMLGILSTLITGLVLLKTLFNISFDIFGIQKIKI from the coding sequence ATGACGCTTTCATCTCGCCCTCTGTTACTTTTAAATATAGCCTTTTGGCTTGCCATATCTGCTTACGGAGCTTATTTTCTAGTCCATATGAAAAGTAAGCGACTTATCAATTTGGGCATAGACCTTGTAGGCGGCCTTTATTTAACGCTTGACGTTAAAGTTGAAGAAGCTATTAAAAACGACCTTATGTCTTCAATGCAGCTTGTTGTTGATAAACTTAAAAAAGATAAAAAAGAATTGCCTGGTGTTCCTACGGTTGACGCACAAAAACTTATAGGTACTCTTACCTTTTCTACGTCGCAAGCAGCATTTCAAGCTCGTGAACTTGCTCGGGCACATAAAATTAACGCAGATATAACTCAAGAAGATAAGGTACTGTTCTTTAGTTTTTCTCAAGCTCAAATAGAAAAAGTTAAAAACGAAGCAATTGAATCTAACATTAGTGTACTACGCACGCGGTTAGATGCTTTAGGCAGTGGTGAAGTTACTATTATCAAGCAGGGCGACCGCCATATTGTTATTGAACTTCCTAATGAGCGTGATCCAGAAGCTGCTAAAGCTCGTATTGGTACAGCAGCAGTTCTTGAAATGAAAGAAGTGTACGACATAGCCCAAACACGAGAGGATTTGCTTGCAAAGCATAATGGTAAATTACCTGAAGGTACTACTATAGCAATGGGTAAACCAAATATTGAAGGCGAAGATCAAACATACTTTGCTTATTTAGTACCAGCGTATGCTAAAATTACAGGTAAACAATTGAGAGATTCTCGTTATTTAGTTGATAGTCAAAACTTTTTAACGAAAAGCACCCCTCATCAAGTTGGTTTAGAATTTAATGCAGCAGGCGCTGAAAAGTTCTATGAACTTACTAAAGCTAATGTTGGTGGCCATGTAGCTATTCTGCTCGATAATGTTGTTGTATCAGCTCCTGGAGTTAATGGACCTATTGAAGGTGGCTCTGGTCAAATTTCGGGTAATTTTACCGAAAAAGGGGCTAAAGAATTGGTAGCATTACTTAAATCAGGTGCCTTTTCAGCTCCTGTTGAAGTAGTGGAAGAGCGTCAAATTGGGCCATCACTTGGTGAAGAATCTATCCATAAAGGGTTAGTATCTTGTGGTATAGCTCTAGTGCTATTATTTTTATTTAGCGTTGTAGTATATAAAGTTGCTGGTTTATATGCCTTTATAGTACTATTATTTAACTTACTATTAATATTGCTTGGTTTAAGCTTGGTACCTGATGCTACGTTAACGCTCCCTGGTATAGCAGGTATGGTATTAACCGTGGGCATGGCGATCGATTCATCGATTCTAATTTACGAACGTATAAAAGAAGAGCTTGCAGCGGGTATGAGTATGCGTAAAGCAGTTAACTCAGGCTTTGCAGGAGCAACAAGTGTGATACTTGATGCTAATATAACGACCTTTATTGTGGGCGTTGTGCTTTACTACTTTGGATCACCTTCTATTCAAGGTTTTGCGTTAACTATGATGCTTGGTATACTTTCAACCTTAATAACAGGGTTAGTATTACTTAAAACATTATTTAACATATCTTTTGATATATTTGGTATTCAAAAAATAAAAATTTAG
- a CDS encoding ankyrin repeat domain-containing protein, whose protein sequence is MKLINVIGASLVLTAFVGRAMEPNNSVNEQLFDAVKNGNCALVKHLLNLEEQSSGDLRLNRCNEKHRTLLYVAAKSGHLDLVQLLLDKGANSNGAETGEKDGEDDDSQMYKYKHLTPLHAAAKKGHVAIVKLLIDRGAHVNALAKNNWCSPINLAVENEHIPVVRILLKHGAQMEICDYESYSPLARAVQIGNKALIQMLLKNGAEINNKYEDDSCIPPLNAAVTEGNLDIIRLLLDEGANVDGWSFEGCDEFRWTALHEAVKNEHVNVVQLLLKEGANVNSGNEDDGYEATCTPLHVAAGLGATKVVKLLLRYGANRVAQNSDKKTPLYVAFENNHLDVVDLLINYRSDFIDCEQLYGAALHGNVKLIQFLLDKGVDVNSKDSSNKTALHAAAQSGHLAAAQLLVKNGALVDAKTTENYTPLHSAMEDSDVDSCLGGKERQIIEGKTQVIKFLLAQEADVNAQTNNNKTPLYLFVKNSSYYPDGHCAQVVKLLLDSGAYSNTQSGNKTLLHYAAANNQPGVIKLLIAHGLDVNAQDSEGKTPVICAGLRSSKLAIKALLDNGATINCKANNGSTLLHLLADTHHANLIELLIAQGLDANALDSEGNTPLHCAVTSNRGSYDKCHLVVKALLSKGAHITPIPRNQRTLLHMAAMNRNVALIKLLIAQGLEVNAQDSEGNTPLCLAVRHQNQVNVEALLSYEASIRPDLLSNRTLQKAQTNRLNLSQAKEFKTIAQLLNKRAYAYPLIEKQVNDKRQELFQAIKSNNVGLVAHLLKQGFTLSTCDKEGNTLLHKAIESKSLQVVTLLLSLGAHKYIGKANKHGFTPMDLLVSKQLVGILHPLISNSQAHHEVGLKRKR, encoded by the coding sequence ATGAAATTGATTAATGTAATTGGAGCCTCTTTGGTATTAACTGCTTTTGTAGGTAGAGCAATGGAGCCCAATAATTCAGTTAATGAACAACTTTTTGATGCAGTAAAAAATGGTAACTGTGCTTTAGTAAAGCATCTACTTAATCTTGAAGAACAAAGTAGTGGTGATCTACGGCTCAATAGATGCAATGAAAAACATCGTACATTGTTATATGTAGCTGCTAAAAGTGGGCATCTAGATTTAGTGCAACTATTGCTTGATAAAGGTGCAAACAGTAATGGTGCAGAAACTGGTGAAAAGGATGGCGAGGATGATGATTCTCAGATGTATAAATATAAGCATTTAACTCCCTTGCATGCAGCAGCTAAAAAAGGCCATGTGGCTATAGTAAAATTATTAATAGATAGAGGAGCTCATGTTAACGCTTTGGCCAAAAATAATTGGTGTTCTCCGATCAATTTAGCAGTTGAGAACGAGCATATTCCAGTAGTAAGAATATTGCTTAAGCATGGTGCTCAAATGGAAATATGCGACTACGAGAGTTACTCTCCATTAGCTAGAGCAGTTCAAATTGGCAATAAAGCTTTAATCCAAATGTTACTTAAAAATGGTGCTGAAATTAATAACAAATACGAGGACGATAGTTGTATACCTCCATTAAATGCAGCTGTTACAGAAGGAAACCTTGATATAATAAGATTGCTGCTTGATGAAGGTGCTAATGTTGATGGTTGGTCTTTCGAGGGTTGCGATGAATTTCGTTGGACTGCACTACATGAAGCTGTAAAAAATGAGCATGTTAATGTAGTACAGCTATTGCTTAAGGAAGGGGCGAATGTTAACTCTGGCAACGAAGATGATGGCTATGAGGCTACGTGTACTCCATTGCATGTAGCTGCAGGGCTTGGCGCTACAAAGGTAGTTAAGTTACTGCTCCGTTACGGTGCTAATCGGGTAGCTCAAAATAGTGATAAAAAAACGCCCTTGTATGTAGCATTTGAAAATAATCACTTAGATGTAGTAGATCTGCTGATTAATTACCGCTCTGACTTTATCGATTGTGAGCAGTTGTATGGGGCAGCTTTGCATGGAAATGTAAAATTAATCCAATTTTTATTAGATAAAGGTGTAGACGTTAATAGTAAAGATAGCTCTAATAAGACTGCATTACATGCCGCTGCTCAATCAGGACACTTAGCTGCAGCTCAGTTATTAGTTAAAAATGGTGCTCTTGTTGACGCTAAAACGACAGAAAACTACACACCGCTACATTCAGCTATGGAAGATAGTGACGTAGATAGTTGTTTGGGTGGTAAAGAACGTCAAATTATTGAAGGCAAAACACAGGTAATTAAGTTTTTATTAGCTCAAGAGGCTGATGTTAATGCTCAAACTAATAACAATAAAACGCCTCTCTATTTATTTGTTAAAAACAGCTCTTACTATCCAGATGGGCACTGTGCACAAGTAGTTAAGCTCTTGCTAGACAGTGGTGCTTACAGTAATACTCAAAGTGGTAACAAGACGTTACTTCATTATGCTGCTGCAAATAATCAGCCAGGTGTAATAAAGTTATTAATTGCCCATGGACTTGATGTTAATGCTCAAGATAGTGAAGGCAAGACACCTGTAATCTGCGCAGGTCTGCGCTCAAGTAAATTAGCTATAAAAGCGCTATTAGACAATGGCGCTACTATTAATTGTAAGGCCAACAATGGTAGTACATTATTACATTTGCTTGCCGACACTCATCATGCAAATTTAATTGAATTATTAATTGCCCAGGGTCTTGATGCAAATGCTTTAGATAGTGAAGGTAATACTCCTTTACATTGTGCTGTAACAAGTAATAGGGGCTCCTATGATAAATGTCACTTGGTAGTAAAAGCCCTGTTAAGCAAAGGTGCTCATATCACTCCTATCCCTCGTAATCAGAGAACATTGTTGCACATGGCTGCTATGAATCGCAATGTAGCTTTAATTAAGTTGTTAATTGCCCAAGGCCTTGAGGTTAATGCTCAAGATAGTGAAGGTAATACACCTTTATGTCTAGCTGTCCGACATCAGAACCAAGTAAACGTAGAGGCATTATTAAGCTATGAAGCTTCTATACGACCAGATTTGCTCTCTAACCGTACTTTGCAAAAAGCTCAGACTAATAGACTTAATCTTTCGCAGGCGAAAGAATTTAAAACCATTGCTCAATTATTAAACAAACGTGCCTATGCTTATCCTTTGATTGAAAAGCAAGTCAATGATAAAAGACAAGAGTTATTTCAAGCTATTAAAAGTAATAACGTTGGGTTGGTTGCTCACTTATTAAAGCAAGGATTTACTCTTAGTACCTGCGATAAAGAAGGTAATACGCTGCTTCATAAGGCTATAGAATCAAAAAGCTTACAAGTTGTTACTTTGCTGCTATCTTTAGGAGCTCATAAGTATATAGGTAAAGCTAATAAACACGGTTTTACTCCTATGGACCTCTTAGTCTCCAAGCAATTAGTCGGTATATTACATCCACTAATTAGTAATAGTCAGGCTCATCATGAAGTAGGTCTAAAAAGAAAGCGTTAA
- the hemW gene encoding radical SAM family heme chaperone HemW, whose translation MNFDVTVPVQSLYIHWPFCPYKCYYCPFVALAGHDHFMERYHEVLGKEITDFAQQQTQKAVINTLFFGGGTPSTYPLDLLLDMRAILNKNFTIAPDAEITFEVNPGTVTLEKLAVWKEVGINRLSIGVQSLNNEVLKKLNRHQNADDVRFLLDNAPQIIENLSVDVILGLPGVDEAEWKELINALVTWPIKHVSMYFLTVHEDTPLYFGIKQNKFILPCEDSVIDLYYWTVERLAQAGIYQYEVSNFARPGYQSRHNTVYWQRKIYKGFGMGACSFDGNARLQNEKNLLKYLEGVEKQQPITCFYEQLTEKQAWLETLMLGLRQASGISVKHVMEHLSPEQQQEMRTTFTLLSEQQLLAPSDDEHIRLTTRGLAVVNEITLKLSEIY comes from the coding sequence TTGAATTTTGATGTAACAGTACCTGTACAATCACTGTATATACATTGGCCTTTTTGTCCTTATAAATGTTATTATTGCCCTTTTGTAGCATTAGCAGGGCATGATCATTTTATGGAGCGGTATCATGAAGTGTTAGGTAAAGAGATAACTGATTTTGCTCAACAGCAAACACAAAAAGCTGTCATAAATACTCTTTTCTTTGGTGGTGGTACCCCAAGCACTTATCCATTAGATTTGCTACTTGACATGCGTGCTATACTTAATAAGAACTTTACCATTGCTCCTGATGCTGAAATTACTTTCGAAGTTAATCCAGGCACTGTAACGTTAGAAAAGCTAGCTGTATGGAAAGAAGTGGGTATAAATCGGCTCTCTATAGGGGTACAAAGTCTAAACAACGAAGTACTTAAAAAACTCAATCGGCATCAAAATGCTGATGATGTACGTTTTTTGCTTGATAATGCTCCCCAGATAATCGAAAACTTATCAGTAGATGTTATCTTAGGCCTTCCTGGAGTTGATGAAGCTGAATGGAAAGAGCTTATAAATGCTTTAGTTACGTGGCCTATTAAGCATGTATCTATGTATTTTTTAACTGTACATGAAGACACGCCTTTATACTTTGGTATAAAGCAAAATAAATTTATATTGCCCTGCGAAGATAGCGTTATAGATTTATATTATTGGACCGTTGAGCGCCTTGCGCAAGCCGGTATTTACCAGTATGAAGTATCCAATTTTGCTCGGCCAGGTTATCAGTCGCGTCATAATACGGTTTACTGGCAAAGAAAAATATACAAAGGTTTTGGTATGGGTGCTTGCTCTTTTGATGGCAATGCGCGGCTACAAAATGAAAAAAATCTTTTGAAATATCTTGAAGGTGTTGAAAAGCAACAGCCTATTACGTGTTTTTATGAGCAGTTGACAGAAAAACAAGCTTGGCTTGAAACACTTATGCTCGGATTGCGCCAAGCAAGCGGTATAAGCGTTAAGCATGTTATGGAGCATTTATCACCTGAGCAGCAACAAGAAATGAGAACTACTTTTACTCTCTTATCTGAGCAACAACTGCTTGCACCAAGTGATGATGAGCATATTCGTTTAACAACGCGAGGATTAGCAGTAGTAAACGAAATTACGTTAAAACTTTCAGAAATATACTAA